In Bacteroidota bacterium, a single window of DNA contains:
- the fmt gene encoding methionyl-tRNA formyltransferase — MNIVFMGTPDFAVPSLEILLKNGYSPVAVVTAPDKPRGRGQQVSFTPVKDCAVKNSLTVLQPASLHDPAFISSLASFHPDLFIVVAFRILPAKVFSMPAKGAFNLHASLLPKYRGAAPINWAIINGEKESGVTTFFLQEKVDTGNIILQARVAIPESMNAGELHDTLAEVGAEIVLQTVRLIEMGKTHPRNQDDATSSPAPKIFKDDCRINWGKSAEDIHNFIRGLSPYPAAWTMHGGTLLKVYRSEKTGDMGQEAAPGLIKVDGERLLVAAKDGMLSILEIQQEGKKRMAAAEFLRGYKFDSRDTLR, encoded by the coding sequence ATGAATATTGTGTTCATGGGGACTCCGGACTTCGCCGTTCCAAGCCTTGAGATCTTGCTGAAGAACGGTTATTCCCCCGTCGCCGTTGTGACCGCCCCCGATAAACCGCGCGGCAGAGGACAGCAGGTTTCATTCACGCCGGTCAAAGATTGTGCGGTAAAAAATTCTCTGACAGTGCTTCAACCGGCATCGTTACACGACCCGGCATTCATTTCCTCTCTGGCGTCATTCCATCCTGATCTCTTCATCGTCGTCGCTTTCAGAATCTTGCCGGCGAAAGTGTTCTCAATGCCCGCAAAGGGAGCGTTTAACCTGCACGCCTCCCTTCTCCCGAAGTACCGCGGGGCGGCACCGATCAACTGGGCGATCATCAACGGCGAAAAGGAATCGGGGGTCACGACGTTTTTCCTGCAAGAGAAGGTTGATACGGGGAACATCATTCTGCAAGCCCGCGTTGCAATTCCCGAATCGATGAATGCCGGAGAGCTTCATGATACGCTTGCGGAGGTGGGAGCCGAAATTGTCCTGCAAACCGTTCGCTTGATCGAAATGGGAAAAACACACCCGCGCAACCAGGATGATGCGACTTCCTCTCCCGCGCCAAAAATTTTCAAAGATGATTGCCGGATCAATTGGGGCAAATCCGCGGAAGATATTCATAATTTTATCCGGGGACTTTCGCCGTATCCCGCGGCATGGACGATGCACGGCGGTACGTTGCTGAAGGTTTATCGAAGCGAGAAGACAGGAGACATGGGACAGGAGGCAGCGCCGGGGCTCATCAAGGTCGACGGGGAGAGGCTGCTCGTTGCTGCGAAGGATGGAATGCTGTCAATTCTCGAAATTCAGCAGGAAGGAAAGAAGAGGATGGCGGCCGCGGAATTTTTGAGGGGATATAAATTTGACAGCCGCGACACACTGCGCTGA
- a CDS encoding EutN/CcmL family microcompartment protein, protein MFLAKVIGTIWATRKDEHLKSFKLQFIQPISAERKNVGSPIVAVDTVGAGAGETVFYITAAEAVIPLPVDMAPVDASIVGIVDRIDLQK, encoded by the coding sequence ATGTTCCTAGCAAAGGTCATCGGGACAATCTGGGCGACGCGGAAGGATGAACACTTGAAAAGCTTCAAGCTTCAGTTCATCCAGCCGATCTCCGCTGAGCGGAAGAACGTCGGCTCGCCGATCGTCGCGGTCGATACGGTGGGAGCGGGAGCAGGAGAAACGGTGTTCTATATAACGGCCGCCGAAGCGGTCATTCCGCTTCCGGTTGATATGGCCCCCGTCGATGCCAGCATTGTCGGCATCGTCGACAGGATCGACCTTCAGAAATAG
- a CDS encoding EutN/CcmL family microcompartment protein: MILGKVIGTVWATRKDEALVGVSLQIVRHVDLDYKLKETIVVAVDTVQAGVGDIVLVATGSSARQTAVTKNKPVDAVIMAVVDKLDVTEK, encoded by the coding sequence ATGATACTTGGAAAAGTGATCGGTACGGTCTGGGCAACTCGGAAGGACGAGGCCCTGGTTGGAGTTTCTCTGCAGATCGTCCGCCATGTCGACCTCGACTACAAATTGAAGGAGACGATCGTTGTGGCGGTCGATACCGTTCAGGCAGGAGTAGGAGATATTGTGCTCGTCGCCACCGGAAGCTCGGCGCGCCAAACGGCGGTCACCAAAAACAAGCCGGTCGACGCCGTTATAATGGCGGTCGTCGATAAGCTCGACGTGACCGAGAAGTAG
- a CDS encoding AAA family ATPase yields MGKIIAIANQKGGVGKTTTAVNLAASIAAAEHETLLVDTDPQANATSGVGVESKSLEKTMYEVLIGGIDATEAIMKTSMPFLSLLPSHINLVGSEIEMVNEPHREKKMRGALESVRSMYEYIIIDCPPSLGLITLNALTAADAILIPVQCEYYALEGLGQLLNTITMVKKNLNPPLDIEGVLMTMFDSRLRLSNQIVDEVKKYFGEKVFTTIISRNVRLSEAPSFGKPILLYDALSSGTRNYIDLAQEVLKRNQRSAASSPARPAFAASPAPPVMQTISPSEISNGTSSQS; encoded by the coding sequence ATGGGAAAGATCATTGCAATAGCGAATCAAAAAGGAGGCGTCGGGAAAACGACCACGGCGGTGAACCTCGCCGCGTCGATCGCTGCGGCGGAGCATGAAACATTGCTTGTCGACACCGATCCCCAGGCGAACGCGACGAGCGGCGTCGGCGTTGAGAGCAAATCGCTGGAGAAGACGATGTATGAGGTGTTGATCGGCGGCATTGATGCCACCGAGGCCATTATGAAGACCTCGATGCCGTTTCTCTCGCTTCTCCCGTCGCACATCAATCTTGTCGGGTCAGAGATCGAAATGGTGAACGAGCCACACCGTGAAAAGAAGATGAGAGGTGCGCTTGAATCTGTGCGTTCGATGTATGAATACATCATTATCGATTGCCCTCCGTCGCTGGGCCTTATTACCCTGAATGCGCTGACCGCGGCCGATGCCATCCTGATACCGGTGCAGTGCGAGTACTACGCGCTTGAAGGGCTCGGTCAATTGCTGAACACCATCACTATGGTGAAGAAAAATCTCAACCCGCCGCTCGACATCGAAGGGGTGTTGATGACGATGTTCGATTCACGCCTCCGCCTCTCGAATCAGATCGTCGACGAGGTGAAAAAATATTTTGGCGAGAAGGTCTTTACAACGATCATCTCAAGGAACGTGAGATTGAGCGAGGCGCCGAGCTTCGGCAAGCCGATCCTTCTTTACGACGCGTTGTCGTCCGGCACGCGGAACTACATCGATCTTGCGCAAGAGGTGTTGAAGCGCAATCAGCGTTCCGCCGCCTCGTCTCCCGCTCGCCCGGCCTTTGCGGCCTCACCGGCTCCTCCAGTGATGCAAACGATCTCTCCGTCAGAAATCTCAAACGGCACTTCTTCACAATCGTAA
- a CDS encoding DUF5683 domain-containing protein yields MRPLVFFALLSLSSVPAGMAQVSPRYEQPIATPLRIAFLSDTVVHVFNEDSAVAKLGFSTDTVRRPGKSTTVALLASMVAPGAGQIYNGSYWKAPIIWGVGYYFISVYNQQNKLYKQYRTAYLATVDSTSPAGDPNVMQLRDFYHKQRDTFGWYLAIEYIINLLDAYVDASLYNFEVSPNLQPTAEMRASLRIPL; encoded by the coding sequence TTGAGACCGCTCGTTTTTTTTGCTCTCCTCTCGCTTTCTTCCGTCCCCGCCGGAATGGCACAGGTCTCTCCTCGTTATGAACAACCGATCGCAACCCCTCTGCGGATTGCCTTCCTCTCGGATACGGTCGTCCACGTCTTTAACGAGGATTCTGCCGTCGCCAAGCTCGGATTCAGCACCGACACAGTGCGGCGCCCGGGGAAATCCACGACGGTGGCCCTCCTTGCTTCGATGGTCGCGCCGGGGGCGGGACAGATCTACAACGGCTCATACTGGAAGGCGCCGATCATTTGGGGGGTTGGATATTATTTTATTTCAGTGTACAATCAACAGAACAAGTTATACAAACAGTATCGCACCGCATATCTGGCCACGGTCGATTCAACCAGCCCTGCGGGCGATCCGAACGTCATGCAGCTGCGCGATTTTTACCACAAGCAGCGCGACACATTCGGTTGGTACCTCGCGATCGAATATATCATCAACTTGCTCGACGCATATGTCGATGCGAGCCTCTATAATTTTGAAGTCAGCCCGAATCTCCAGCCGACGGCCGAAATGCGCGCGAGTCTGCGCATTCCGTTATAG
- a CDS encoding NADP-dependent malic enzyme — MIRKQDALDFHSQGRRGKIEVVSTKPCATQRDLSLAYTPGVAEPCRDIAANPDDAYLYTAKGNLVAVVSNGTAVLGLGDIGPLAGKPVMEGKGVLFKRFADIDVFDIELNSHNPDDIIKAVQMLEPTFGGINLEDIKAPECFYIEEELKKVMNIPVFHDDQHGTAIISGAALVNALEVVGKKISEVKVVFSGAGAAGMACARLYESLGVRHENILFVDTKGVLFKGRTEGMNKYKEYFAAETKARTFAEAMKGADVFCGVSAKGIVTKEMVKSMADNPIVFAMANPDPEIAYEDAVSARDDIIMATGRSDYPNQVNNVLGFPFIFRGALDVRATAINDEMKIAASHALAKLAKEDVPDSVIRAYGGKRIEFGREYIIPKPFDPRVLLWETVAVAEAAMKTGVARTPIADIEAYKDSLEARLGKTREIMRFFIHRAQKDPKRIVFPEGQEEKILRAANIIIEEKIARPILLGSRTVIGEKISELGLDLGDVEVVNPKKTTKFDEYVSQYFELRKRKGTTRDVAERHMRTNNVFGMMMVKNGDADGLISGLTQHYPDTVRPALQIIGTKDGVRRIAGLYMMVFKNQTIFIADATVNIEPTAEDLAEIALLTAERVKRLDIVPRVAMLSFSNFGSTQHPLTEKVRKATEILKQRAPNLIVDGEMMADTAMSSEMLNELYPFSALKEPANILICPDLTSANIAYKLLSRLGGASAIGPILIGIRKPVYLLTPGVEVNDIVNITAMAVFASQHEK, encoded by the coding sequence ATGATACGAAAACAAGACGCTCTAGATTTTCATTCTCAAGGACGAAGGGGAAAGATCGAAGTTGTTTCGACGAAGCCGTGCGCAACGCAGCGGGATCTGTCGCTCGCGTATACTCCCGGCGTTGCCGAACCGTGCCGCGACATCGCGGCCAATCCCGATGATGCGTATCTTTACACGGCAAAAGGAAATCTCGTTGCCGTCGTTTCCAACGGCACCGCCGTACTCGGCCTCGGCGATATCGGCCCCCTCGCCGGTAAACCGGTGATGGAGGGGAAGGGAGTGCTCTTCAAACGGTTCGCCGATATCGATGTCTTCGACATCGAATTGAATTCCCACAATCCGGACGATATTATTAAAGCGGTTCAAATGCTCGAACCGACCTTCGGCGGAATCAACCTCGAGGACATCAAGGCTCCTGAATGCTTCTACATCGAAGAGGAGCTGAAAAAAGTGATGAACATTCCCGTCTTTCACGACGACCAGCACGGGACGGCGATCATCAGCGGGGCAGCACTCGTCAACGCGCTGGAGGTCGTCGGGAAAAAGATCAGCGAAGTAAAGGTTGTCTTCAGCGGTGCCGGGGCGGCGGGGATGGCCTGTGCCCGGTTGTACGAAAGCCTTGGCGTGCGGCACGAAAATATTCTGTTCGTCGACACGAAAGGCGTGCTCTTTAAGGGGCGGACGGAAGGGATGAACAAGTATAAGGAATATTTTGCGGCCGAAACGAAGGCGCGCACCTTCGCCGAAGCGATGAAAGGGGCCGACGTGTTCTGCGGCGTATCGGCAAAAGGAATCGTCACGAAGGAAATGGTGAAGTCGATGGCCGACAACCCGATCGTCTTCGCGATGGCGAACCCGGACCCGGAAATTGCGTACGAAGACGCCGTAAGCGCGCGCGACGACATTATCATGGCTACGGGACGCTCCGACTATCCGAACCAGGTGAACAATGTGCTCGGATTTCCGTTCATCTTCCGCGGGGCTCTCGACGTCCGTGCGACTGCCATCAACGATGAAATGAAGATCGCCGCGTCCCACGCGCTGGCAAAGCTGGCAAAAGAGGACGTCCCCGATTCGGTGATCAGGGCGTACGGCGGGAAGCGGATCGAGTTCGGACGAGAGTACATTATTCCGAAGCCGTTCGACCCGCGCGTTCTCTTGTGGGAAACTGTCGCCGTCGCGGAAGCTGCGATGAAGACCGGAGTTGCGCGGACCCCCATCGCCGACATCGAAGCGTACAAGGACAGCCTGGAAGCGCGGCTGGGGAAGACGCGTGAGATCATGCGGTTCTTCATTCATCGGGCGCAGAAAGACCCGAAACGGATCGTCTTCCCGGAAGGACAGGAGGAGAAGATCCTTCGGGCGGCGAATATCATTATAGAGGAAAAGATCGCCAGGCCGATACTTCTCGGCAGCCGGACGGTGATCGGCGAAAAGATCTCGGAGCTGGGATTGGACCTCGGGGACGTCGAAGTGGTCAACCCGAAGAAAACGACGAAGTTCGACGAGTACGTCTCTCAATATTTTGAGCTCCGGAAACGGAAAGGAACGACGAGAGACGTTGCCGAACGGCACATGAGGACCAACAACGTTTTCGGCATGATGATGGTAAAGAACGGCGACGCGGACGGGTTGATCTCCGGCCTCACGCAGCATTATCCGGATACGGTTCGCCCGGCGCTCCAAATAATCGGGACGAAGGACGGCGTGCGGCGGATTGCTGGTTTGTATATGATGGTCTTCAAGAATCAGACCATCTTCATCGCCGACGCGACAGTGAACATCGAGCCGACGGCGGAAGACCTGGCAGAGATCGCCCTGTTGACAGCGGAGAGAGTGAAACGGCTGGACATTGTGCCGCGGGTCGCGATGCTGTCGTTCAGCAACTTTGGAAGCACGCAGCATCCGTTGACAGAGAAAGTGCGCAAGGCAACGGAGATCTTAAAGCAGCGCGCCCCGAATCTCATCGTCGACGGCGAGATGATGGCGGATACGGCGATGAGTTCCGAGATGCTGAACGAGCTGTATCCGTTCAGCGCGCTCAAAGAGCCGGCAAATATCCTCATCTGCCCCGACCTGACCTCCGCGAACATCGCCTACAAGCTGCTGTCGCGCCTCGGCGGTGCGTCGGCGATCGGTCCTATCTTGATCGGCATCCGCAAACCGGTCTATCTCCTCACGCCGGGAGTCGAAGTGAACGACATCGTCAACATTACGGCGATGGCCGTGTTTGCATCCCAGCATGAGAAATAA
- a CDS encoding ParB/RepB/Spo0J family partition protein — protein sequence MADSHKTKSVLGKGLSALIPRAPLREEPISPSALPRDDGLDNVIVAVELPKIRPNPYQPRQNFDSQSLDELKRSIMEKGVIQPVTVRRAADGFYELISGERRVRASQEAGLKLIPAYVIKVSSDEEMLELALVENLQREHLNPLEVAVSYQRLIDECRLTQEEVAQKIGKDRTTVTNFLRLLKLPEKIKASLRNDEISMGHARALIAIPEEKIQLRMHDRILKQGLSVRNVESLVRDLGKKPVKKPHAPAGRTDAGFQSVETRLRQRFGTKVTIRKQPAGGGEIVIEYYNAGDLDRLLELLEQ from the coding sequence ATGGCCGATAGTCACAAAACGAAATCTGTGTTGGGCAAAGGCCTCAGCGCGCTCATTCCGCGTGCCCCGCTTCGCGAAGAGCCGATTTCTCCATCCGCTCTCCCGCGGGACGATGGCCTCGATAACGTCATCGTTGCCGTCGAACTCCCGAAGATCCGCCCCAACCCGTACCAACCGCGGCAAAATTTCGACTCGCAATCGCTGGATGAGCTGAAACGCTCGATCATGGAGAAGGGAGTGATCCAGCCTGTCACGGTGCGCCGCGCAGCCGACGGGTTCTACGAACTGATCTCCGGCGAACGCCGGGTGCGCGCATCGCAGGAGGCCGGATTGAAATTGATTCCGGCATACGTCATCAAAGTCTCGTCGGATGAAGAGATGCTGGAGCTTGCGCTGGTGGAAAATCTGCAGCGCGAGCATTTGAATCCCCTCGAGGTCGCGGTCTCTTACCAGCGGCTTATCGACGAATGCCGGCTGACGCAGGAAGAAGTTGCCCAGAAGATCGGAAAAGACCGAACGACGGTCACGAACTTTCTTCGGCTTTTGAAACTGCCGGAGAAGATCAAAGCTTCGCTCCGGAACGACGAGATTTCGATGGGACATGCGCGGGCCCTCATCGCGATCCCGGAAGAGAAAATTCAGCTGCGGATGCACGACAGAATTCTCAAACAAGGCTTGTCTGTTCGCAATGTTGAATCGCTGGTGAGGGATCTGGGAAAGAAACCTGTGAAGAAGCCCCACGCACCGGCGGGACGAACGGATGCCGGATTCCAGAGCGTGGAGACGCGCCTGCGCCAGAGATTCGGGACCAAAGTGACGATTCGCAAGCAGCCGGCCGGCGGCGGAGAGATCGTCATCGAATACTACAATGCCGGCGATCTGGACCGGCTGTTGGAACTGTTGGAGCAATAA
- a CDS encoding C40 family peptidase yields MKVLVFSLVCLFAAGCGSSSPRFVSHDSTEKSEKPEKKNSGPRFSSRHIEEEKKEDDRKVDVKQVTARFSSAKPSPSVSQQSNDSRAGTSRTTPKAPAGKIDDQKMMDVILGYLGTPYVYGGDSKSGIDCSAFTGAVYNQSVSVQLPRSAAEQVKVGTPVAFEDLRFGDLMFFNTTGANPSHVGIYIGDDLFAHASEAFGVTISSIESSYYKKRYTEARRVVE; encoded by the coding sequence ATGAAAGTTCTCGTTTTTTCTCTCGTCTGCCTCTTTGCCGCCGGCTGCGGCTCGTCGTCGCCGCGATTCGTCAGCCATGATTCTACGGAGAAAAGCGAGAAGCCCGAAAAAAAGAACAGCGGACCGCGGTTTAGTTCGAGGCACATTGAGGAAGAAAAGAAAGAGGACGACCGCAAGGTGGACGTGAAGCAGGTGACGGCCCGTTTCTCGAGCGCGAAGCCGTCACCGTCAGTTTCGCAGCAATCGAATGATTCTCGCGCGGGGACGTCGCGGACGACTCCAAAAGCCCCGGCGGGAAAGATCGACGACCAGAAAATGATGGATGTCATTCTTGGATACCTTGGCACCCCGTACGTTTACGGCGGCGACTCGAAATCCGGAATTGACTGCTCGGCATTTACCGGCGCGGTCTACAACCAGTCGGTGAGTGTGCAATTGCCCCGATCTGCGGCAGAGCAGGTGAAGGTTGGGACACCGGTGGCGTTCGAAGACCTGAGGTTCGGCGACCTGATGTTCTTTAATACGACCGGCGCGAACCCCTCGCATGTCGGCATTTACATCGGCGACGATCTGTTCGCACACGCGAGCGAGGCGTTCGGAGTGACGATCTCTTCCATAGAAAGTTCGTACTATAAAAAGAGATATACGGAGGCGAGAAGGGTGGTTGAATGA
- a CDS encoding RidA family protein yields the protein MKTIIKTENAPAPIGPYNQAVAVQGQLLFTAGQIAIDPKTGSIVGTTVAEQTKQVCENIRAILTASHSDFAHVVKTTVFLKNMNDFAAMNEVYGKYFGDASPARSTVEVARLPKDVAVEIEVIAAIY from the coding sequence ATGAAAACGATCATCAAAACTGAAAATGCACCGGCGCCGATCGGACCGTACAATCAGGCAGTCGCGGTGCAGGGACAGTTGCTGTTCACAGCAGGGCAAATCGCCATCGACCCGAAAACCGGGAGCATTGTCGGCACGACAGTTGCCGAGCAGACAAAACAGGTCTGCGAAAATATCAGAGCGATTCTTACCGCCAGCCACTCCGATTTTGCTCATGTCGTAAAGACGACGGTCTTCCTGAAGAACATGAACGACTTTGCTGCAATGAACGAGGTCTATGGAAAATATTTTGGCGATGCTTCTCCGGCCCGAAGTACCGTTGAGGTCGCCCGCCTGCCGAAAGACGTCGCGGTGGAAATTGAAGTGATCGCGGCGATCTATTGA
- a CDS encoding PIN domain-containing protein, with the protein MSVQKVVLDTDVLLEHLLHREGTSYLRKAMNVFFCYTTVFNAIEAFSVARSKKEIQAVDDAMSALKVLGLNSKSAKAAGRFFSVVGSGKLNEMPALIAGLCIESKLPIVTLNPRRFAGVKQLRVVPALMLDRNSGKLDVNVK; encoded by the coding sequence GTGAGCGTTCAGAAGGTCGTTCTCGACACAGACGTTCTGCTTGAGCACCTTCTTCATCGTGAAGGGACGTCGTATTTGCGGAAAGCGATGAACGTGTTTTTTTGCTATACAACAGTCTTTAACGCGATCGAAGCTTTTTCGGTTGCACGGTCGAAAAAGGAAATTCAGGCAGTCGACGATGCAATGAGCGCGTTGAAGGTGCTCGGACTCAATTCCAAAAGCGCCAAGGCAGCAGGAAGATTTTTTTCCGTTGTGGGGTCGGGAAAACTCAATGAGATGCCGGCATTGATCGCCGGTCTCTGCATCGAGAGCAAACTGCCGATCGTGACGTTGAACCCCCGGCGGTTTGCAGGCGTCAAACAACTGCGGGTCGTTCCGGCGCTCATGCTCGACCGGAACAGTGGGAAGCTCGATGTCAACGTCAAATAA
- a CDS encoding phosphopentomutase has protein sequence MNAPGKIVFIVLDSLGIGEAPDAAAYGDAGSNTIGHTADAVGGLALPNMQRLGLGNIAPILGVPPVPEPEGCFGKMQEVSKGKDSTTGHWEISGIIVTQDFPYYPHGFPAEVIEKFLSAANLRGVLGNRPASGTQIIEELGDEHVRTGFPIVYTSGDSVFQIAAHEDVIPLKDLYRICQAARDNVLVGNHAVGRVIARPFIGTSGNYVRTANRRDFSLQAPGTTVLDLLSRNGIPTVSIGKIDDLFSGRGLREKIHTHSNAEGIEEIVRRSSGMDHGFIMTNLVDFDMLYGHRQDAEGMAKAIEYFDGHLPRIFETVKGNDILMITADHGNDPTDNSTDHSREYVPLLTFSKTGKKGVNLGVRKTFADAGKTIAEYFSVNGGKIAGTSFLSAIQ, from the coding sequence TTGAATGCGCCCGGCAAAATCGTTTTCATCGTTCTCGACAGTCTCGGCATCGGTGAAGCGCCTGACGCCGCAGCGTACGGAGATGCGGGCTCGAACACGATAGGACACACCGCCGACGCGGTCGGCGGACTCGCCCTTCCCAATATGCAGAGACTCGGCCTCGGTAATATCGCTCCGATTTTGGGGGTGCCGCCGGTTCCGGAGCCGGAAGGATGTTTCGGCAAAATGCAGGAGGTCTCGAAAGGGAAGGACAGCACCACCGGGCATTGGGAGATTTCAGGAATTATCGTTACGCAAGATTTTCCATACTATCCTCATGGCTTCCCCGCCGAGGTGATCGAAAAATTCCTCTCGGCAGCGAACCTGCGCGGCGTTCTGGGAAACAGGCCCGCCTCCGGAACGCAGATCATTGAAGAGCTTGGCGATGAACACGTACGCACCGGGTTTCCGATCGTGTACACGTCCGGAGATTCTGTCTTTCAAATAGCAGCACACGAGGATGTGATTCCGCTGAAGGATCTGTACCGGATCTGCCAGGCAGCACGGGACAACGTGCTCGTCGGCAACCATGCCGTGGGACGCGTGATCGCCCGCCCCTTCATCGGAACGAGCGGCAATTACGTAAGGACGGCAAACAGGAGAGATTTTTCGCTCCAAGCGCCCGGCACGACGGTCCTCGACCTGCTTTCCAGGAACGGCATCCCGACGGTTTCCATCGGCAAGATTGACGACCTCTTTTCGGGACGCGGGCTGCGAGAGAAAATTCATACGCATTCGAATGCCGAAGGGATCGAGGAAATTGTCAGGCGATCATCGGGAATGGATCATGGCTTCATCATGACGAACCTTGTCGATTTCGACATGCTCTACGGGCATCGTCAGGACGCCGAAGGAATGGCAAAAGCGATCGAATATTTCGATGGTCACCTGCCGAGAATCTTTGAGACGGTGAAGGGCAACGACATTCTGATGATCACCGCCGACCACGGCAACGACCCGACGGACAACAGCACGGACCATTCCCGCGAATACGTTCCTCTGCTCACCTTTTCTAAGACGGGAAAGAAAGGCGTGAACCTCGGCGTCAGGAAGACTTTTGCCGATGCGGGAAAAACGATTGCGGAATATTTCAGCGTTAACGGCGGGAAGATCGCTGGAACAAGCTTCCTCAGCGCGATTCAGTGA
- the def gene encoding peptide deformylase: MAALPIYVYGTEVLKKKARPVKEISNKTIQLIQDMFETMHSSNGVGLAANQVGVLEQVLVVDLSDTEEYKETKPMAFINPEIVDEEGEWEMEEGCLSIPEIRDVINRAETVTVKFQDANLRDQKIVATGMLGRVLQHEIDHLNGVLITDHLSATKRTLLRSKLKKISKGEFEHKYEVVLPKDEKPKSKR, translated from the coding sequence ATGGCAGCACTCCCCATTTATGTGTACGGCACTGAGGTTTTGAAGAAAAAGGCCAGACCGGTCAAGGAAATTTCCAACAAGACCATCCAGTTGATCCAGGATATGTTCGAGACGATGCATTCCTCGAACGGCGTCGGGCTTGCAGCAAATCAGGTCGGCGTCCTGGAACAGGTCCTCGTGGTCGACCTTTCAGACACCGAGGAATACAAAGAAACGAAACCGATGGCATTCATCAATCCCGAAATCGTCGATGAAGAAGGCGAATGGGAAATGGAGGAGGGCTGCCTGAGCATTCCCGAGATCCGCGACGTCATCAATCGCGCCGAGACGGTCACCGTGAAGTTTCAGGATGCTAACCTTCGGGATCAAAAAATTGTCGCGACGGGTATGCTGGGGCGCGTCCTTCAGCATGAAATCGACCACCTGAACGGCGTACTGATCACCGACCACCTGAGCGCCACGAAACGGACACTGCTGCGGAGCAAGCTGAAGAAAATCTCCAAAGGGGAATTTGAGCATAAATATGAAGTTGTTCTGCCGAAGGACGAAAAGCCGAAATCGAAAAGATGA
- a CDS encoding sigma-70 family RNA polymerase sigma factor translates to MVKITKQYTNRESQSLDKYLQEIGKVDLLTPEQEIDLAQRIKKGDQKSLEKLTKANLRFVVSVAKQYQNQGLSLGDLINEGNLGLIKAAKRFDETRGFKFISYAVWWIRQSILQALAEQSRIVRLPLNRVGALNKIGKAFSSLEQEFEREPSASELAEELDMSLFEVADTLKISGRHLSMDAPFAQGEDNRLLDVIQDERQPAPDSILMDESLKEEVQRALATLSDREAEVIRLYFGLQREHSLTLEEIGEKFNLTRERVRQIKEKAIRRLRHASRSKNLRAYLG, encoded by the coding sequence ATGGTTAAGATTACAAAACAATATACGAACCGGGAGAGCCAATCCCTCGACAAATATTTGCAGGAGATCGGCAAAGTAGATTTGCTGACTCCCGAGCAGGAGATCGACCTCGCCCAACGGATCAAAAAGGGGGACCAAAAATCCCTTGAGAAACTGACGAAGGCGAACCTCCGATTCGTGGTGAGCGTGGCGAAGCAATACCAGAATCAGGGCTTGTCGCTCGGCGATCTGATCAACGAAGGGAATCTGGGACTCATCAAGGCTGCAAAGCGTTTCGACGAAACGCGCGGGTTTAAGTTTATTTCGTACGCGGTCTGGTGGATACGCCAGTCGATTCTCCAAGCGCTTGCAGAACAATCCCGCATCGTGCGCCTTCCGTTGAACCGCGTCGGGGCCTTGAACAAGATCGGCAAGGCCTTCAGCAGCCTCGAGCAGGAATTCGAGCGAGAGCCGAGCGCTAGCGAGCTTGCGGAGGAGCTCGACATGTCGCTCTTCGAAGTCGCCGACACGCTGAAGATCTCCGGCCGTCATCTCTCGATGGACGCGCCGTTCGCGCAGGGCGAAGACAACCGCCTCCTCGATGTTATTCAGGACGAACGCCAGCCGGCTCCCGACAGCATCCTGATGGATGAATCCTTAAAAGAAGAGGTGCAACGGGCGCTTGCGACACTGAGCGACCGCGAGGCTGAAGTGATCCGTCTCTATTTCGGTCTCCAGCGGGAACATTCGTTGACGCTTGAAGAGATCGGCGAAAAGTTCAACCTCACGCGTGAGCGCGTGCGCCAGATCAAGGAGAAGGCGATCCGCCGGCTGCGGCACGCCTCGCGGAGTAAAAACCTGCGTGCCTATCTTGGCTAA